One window of the Candidatus Poribacteria bacterium genome contains the following:
- a CDS encoding sigma-70 family RNA polymerase sigma factor: MEQNDAELIQRILQGDQDALDPLVRKYQKGVHALVWRKIGDFHIAQEITQDAFLNAYRKLRTLKNPNQFAGWLYVIAANLCRDWLRRKRLPMESLDTEDANNTSEVDKVSYSKYLAEKQETDADETRREIVKELLQKLPESERTVMTLHYLGEMTIKAISEFLGVSQNTVKSRLSRARNRLRKEEDVIQQHLGSFQLPEQLTENILREAARITPIAPPSSKPMLPWVISAASAVLIFIFAGVGTQYLSRFQKPYNLNATSEPTVQIIDAVFIYDSPAKPAIRNQPGSSVAPGKGLGAGQKPEESLVATLPIDTTDVSMPKPQWTQAKGPEGAAINRLFAAANGDLYARTDTDLYRLADDGSQWQLVNADLSTNRSWHITEHNNRLYAVSDTEILTSIDRGETWDVLATRPEGALVDLVMTDEVFYLGLADGIYRSADAGESWVAVNNENLIGKQIQAITAIENSVFIGTDDGLYRHNSGGWEQLLVGEVSKNIRALASAEHRIYAAVGAAVKNQSVSSTMSMSVRGADDHSLFLYRSTDLGDSWQALEDFMETMTADSVEAATSDTSGPVKVTIRMPSNSPETEGTTELKMVALQESLWVVDSADSYYSNDSGETWVTWKPDTSDVGVVSTVVPLDARTLYKSGSSGIYRTTDAGKTWHQFNTGLVKTTVLNLVFTHKGLYANTGRVLVTSYDGGESWAPVPGASTTLTSLAKFNDAIYARGRSGMSPQLFLLSAEDNEVIPVPGMPILTPQRDEEIKNALLEAVPDDEKKNAEEQTKLNLKDLDIEDYNEVIADSIEKFLRSLFGSFAVSGSTYYMECEGKLFRWKLGATEWVDTGLVDTGPSIDSFNSLAGYAVIHANLAVSGKTVYVGKRDGHLFQSFDEGETWNDVTADLPFPLASFKALAFAGSTIYVATDKGVAFSSDGTHWHSATDLGGTPIVIERFAVDGTRLYGTSEQRVYQLNESSGIWQQVAPEIPMPITSLTVDGNMLYVGTDGSGVLRFTLDKSE, encoded by the coding sequence ATGGAACAGAACGATGCTGAACTGATTCAACGGATATTACAAGGAGACCAAGACGCGCTCGATCCCTTAGTTAGGAAATATCAGAAAGGGGTTCACGCGTTGGTGTGGCGGAAGATTGGCGATTTTCACATCGCACAAGAGATAACGCAAGACGCTTTTCTCAATGCCTATCGGAAACTCAGGACCTTGAAAAACCCGAACCAATTCGCAGGGTGGCTTTACGTCATCGCAGCGAACTTATGTCGTGATTGGCTCCGAAGGAAACGTTTACCGATGGAATCCTTAGATACCGAAGATGCCAATAATACGAGTGAGGTGGACAAAGTGTCATATTCCAAATATCTGGCAGAAAAACAAGAAACCGATGCCGATGAAACGCGTCGTGAGATTGTCAAGGAGCTCCTCCAAAAACTACCCGAAAGTGAACGTACGGTGATGACCCTCCACTACCTCGGCGAGATGACAATTAAAGCCATTAGCGAGTTCTTGGGGGTTTCCCAGAATACCGTTAAAAGCAGACTCAGTCGCGCACGGAACCGTTTGCGGAAAGAGGAAGATGTCATCCAGCAGCACCTCGGCAGCTTCCAACTCCCGGAGCAATTGACAGAGAACATCTTACGCGAAGCCGCGCGGATCACACCTATTGCCCCGCCCTCAAGTAAACCGATGCTCCCGTGGGTGATTTCCGCTGCCTCAGCCGTTTTGATCTTCATATTCGCGGGCGTTGGTACGCAATATCTCTCCCGTTTCCAGAAACCCTATAATCTCAACGCGACCTCGGAACCGACGGTTCAGATTATTGATGCTGTTTTTATCTATGACTCTCCGGCGAAACCCGCGATACGGAATCAACCGGGAAGTTCGGTTGCACCGGGAAAAGGTCTGGGCGCAGGGCAGAAACCCGAAGAATCCCTTGTTGCTACGTTACCCATCGATACAACAGATGTTTCGATGCCGAAACCGCAATGGACCCAAGCCAAGGGGCCTGAAGGTGCCGCAATCAACCGCCTCTTCGCAGCCGCCAATGGCGATCTTTACGCCAGAACGGACACTGATCTCTATAGATTGGCAGACGACGGGAGCCAATGGCAACTCGTCAATGCTGACCTGTCCACTAATAGATCCTGGCATATAACAGAGCATAATAACCGCCTTTATGCTGTCTCTGATACAGAAATTCTCACTTCAATAGATAGGGGTGAGACGTGGGATGTGCTGGCGACACGTCCGGAAGGCGCGTTGGTTGACCTCGTAATGACAGATGAAGTGTTTTACTTAGGACTCGCTGATGGCATATACCGTTCTGCCGATGCCGGTGAATCGTGGGTCGCTGTGAACAACGAGAATCTGATAGGGAAGCAGATTCAAGCAATCACTGCTATTGAAAATAGTGTGTTTATCGGGACTGATGATGGCCTCTATCGCCATAATTCGGGGGGCTGGGAACAATTACTGGTAGGCGAGGTTTCTAAGAATATCCGAGCATTGGCGAGTGCTGAACACCGGATCTACGCTGCCGTAGGTGCTGCGGTTAAGAATCAGAGCGTTTCGAGCACCATGTCAATGTCAGTCCGGGGAGCAGATGACCACTCTCTGTTCCTTTATCGCTCAACGGATTTAGGGGATTCGTGGCAGGCATTAGAAGATTTTATGGAAACAATGACTGCGGACAGTGTGGAAGCAGCCACTTCAGACACTTCGGGGCCAGTTAAAGTCACAATTAGGATGCCGTCTAACAGCCCAGAAACGGAAGGAACCACGGAGCTTAAAATGGTAGCCCTACAAGAAAGCCTTTGGGTCGTAGACAGCGCGGATAGTTATTACTCAAATGACTCAGGTGAAACTTGGGTTACCTGGAAGCCAGATACCTCAGATGTAGGCGTTGTTTCCACGGTTGTGCCTTTAGATGCAAGGACACTCTATAAGAGCGGATCGTCTGGGATTTATCGCACGACCGACGCAGGTAAAACATGGCATCAATTTAACACTGGATTGGTAAAAACGACCGTGCTGAATTTAGTTTTCACGCATAAGGGGCTCTATGCCAACACGGGACGCGTGCTTGTTACCTCTTATGATGGTGGGGAATCGTGGGCACCGGTTCCGGGGGCCTCCACGACCCTCACGAGTCTTGCGAAATTCAACGACGCTATCTACGCCAGAGGCCGCAGCGGAATGTCGCCGCAACTTTTCCTGCTATCTGCTGAAGACAACGAAGTAATCCCTGTGCCCGGAATGCCGATTTTGACACCACAAAGGGATGAGGAAATTAAGAACGCGCTTTTGGAAGCGGTTCCAGATGACGAGAAGAAAAACGCTGAAGAACAGACGAAGTTAAACCTCAAAGATTTGGATATAGAGGACTACAATGAAGTCATAGCGGATAGCATAGAGAAGTTTTTGCGATCCCTCTTCGGGAGTTTCGCCGTCAGCGGCTCTACTTACTATATGGAATGTGAAGGCAAACTCTTCAGATGGAAACTCGGCGCGACGGAATGGGTTGATACCGGACTCGTAGATACAGGTCCGTCAATTGACTCTTTTAACAGTCTCGCTGGTTACGCTGTTATCCACGCCAACCTCGCTGTTTCAGGGAAAACCGTCTACGTCGGTAAACGAGATGGGCACCTCTTCCAGTCCTTTGATGAAGGAGAGACGTGGAACGATGTTACTGCGGACCTGCCATTCCCCCTTGCGTCTTTTAAGGCACTCGCTTTTGCTGGATCCACTATCTATGTGGCAACTGACAAAGGGGTTGCATTTTCAAGCGATGGTACCCACTGGCACTCGGCAACCGATCTGGGAGGCACACCCATCGTTATAGAAAGATTTGCGGTGGATGGGACAAGGCTATATGGAACCAGTGAGCAACGGGTGTATCAATTGAATGAGAGTTCTGGGATATGGCAACAGGTTGCGCCAGAAATTCCAATGCCTATTACCTCGCTTACTGTTGATGGTAACATGCTTTATGTCGGTACCGATGGCAGCGGTGTACTACGTTTCACGCTTGATAAATCCGAATAA